In a genomic window of Candidatus Krumholzibacteriia bacterium:
- a CDS encoding retropepsin-like aspartic protease: MPAVGAHKYVPILGLLLVAAATSRTAPEPQEKPLAEVRFTLHRNAVILPAVVSGRDTVHLLLDTGWGPLALVSTSAQRLGLVVDPPAADGIGRAQVSSLAIGEAIQKDPLLEVFPTESLAPLIGPFDGVLSTAFFRDLVLQIDYPAGIVRFFRRSPPSRPASGSSCTSVPMVFSAQTGALPFTDSVFVDGRPARGLFDTGGAGGFVAMRRLVERAQLRALPDTSRAKTGIGMLSGGTMVQQRVQFAQVGRITVGSFEVKSPRVMLAPPQLEGDDWGHDLIIGYGFMRNYVVTFDYPGRRVVFCEAATSRE, translated from the coding sequence ATGCCCGCCGTGGGAGCTCACAAGTACGTACCGATCCTCGGCCTCCTGCTTGTCGCTGCGGCGACCTCGAGGACAGCGCCAGAGCCGCAGGAGAAGCCGCTCGCCGAGGTTCGTTTTACCTTGCACCGGAACGCCGTCATCCTGCCTGCCGTCGTCAGCGGGCGGGATACGGTGCACCTGTTGCTCGATACCGGCTGGGGACCATTGGCTCTGGTCTCGACGTCGGCACAGCGGCTCGGCCTGGTCGTGGATCCCCCTGCCGCCGATGGCATCGGACGAGCGCAGGTGAGCTCCCTCGCTATCGGCGAGGCGATTCAGAAGGATCCTCTGCTCGAAGTGTTTCCGACCGAGTCGTTGGCGCCTCTCATCGGGCCCTTCGATGGCGTGCTGAGCACTGCCTTTTTCCGAGACCTCGTGCTGCAAATCGACTACCCGGCCGGCATCGTGCGGTTCTTCCGGCGCTCTCCGCCATCGAGACCAGCGTCCGGCAGTTCCTGCACTTCCGTGCCGATGGTCTTCTCGGCGCAGACGGGAGCGTTACCGTTCACCGATTCGGTCTTCGTGGATGGGCGACCAGCACGCGGCCTCTTCGACACCGGGGGCGCCGGGGGCTTCGTCGCCATGCGTCGGCTGGTCGAGCGCGCTCAGCTCCGTGCGCTGCCGGACACGAGCCGTGCCAAGACGGGCATCGGCATGTTGAGCGGCGGGACCATGGTCCAGCAGCGCGTGCAATTCGCCCAGGTGGGGCGCATCACCGTGGGCTCCTTCGAAGTGAAGTCCCCCCGGGTCATGCTGGCGCCACCCCAGCTCGAGGGGGACGACTGGGGCCACGACCTCATCATCGGCTATGGGTTCATGCGGAACTACGTCGTCACCTTCGACTACCCAGGGCGGCGCGTAGTCTTCTGTGAGGCCGCTACTTCCCGCGAGTAG
- a CDS encoding CAP domain-containing protein encodes MKPHRRHAMRHWLAGLARCQRFAGPTGTLPVASLTRSLPLAVFARILPLAAFLLALPFTSARGVATRAEAVNLYQTMYLGANGIPSGWTGNIAACNAGDVSAAYRDAGRMRLDYYRAMTGLPGLTFDSVWNAKCQEAALMMTANRSLSHSPPTSWTCYSADGAEAAGKSNLAGGYSSLPAAVDGWMSDNGVPSLGHRRWLLYPPLVTAGIGATFGNSYPAYALWVIGGFGSRPAQPEFVAWPPPTWVPYTVVFGQWSLSMPGANFAGTTVTMSRGPTSISVTLQQTPNGYGDNTLAWLPQGITGGPPAVDTVYHVQVGNVVVGGQSRDFAYDVTIIDPAAGGAAVETVSWSMIKRLYR; translated from the coding sequence ATGAAACCGCATCGGCGCCACGCAATGCGGCACTGGCTGGCAGGTCTCGCCCGTTGCCAGCGGTTCGCCGGTCCCACCGGTACCCTGCCGGTCGCGAGTCTCACACGAAGCCTGCCGCTCGCCGTTTTCGCCCGCATCCTTCCGCTCGCCGCCTTCTTGCTCGCCTTGCCGTTCACCTCCGCCCGAGGCGTCGCCACGCGGGCCGAAGCGGTCAACCTCTATCAGACGATGTACCTGGGGGCGAATGGCATCCCCTCGGGCTGGACGGGCAACATCGCCGCCTGCAACGCCGGCGACGTGAGCGCCGCCTATCGCGACGCCGGTCGCATGCGCCTCGACTACTACCGCGCCATGACTGGGCTGCCAGGCCTCACGTTCGACTCCGTGTGGAACGCCAAGTGCCAGGAAGCCGCTCTCATGATGACCGCGAACCGCTCCCTGTCCCACTCGCCGCCCACGAGCTGGACGTGCTATTCCGCCGACGGCGCCGAGGCCGCCGGGAAGTCCAATCTCGCTGGCGGCTATTCCTCCCTGCCCGCCGCCGTCGACGGCTGGATGTCCGACAATGGTGTCCCGAGCCTCGGGCACCGGCGCTGGCTCTTGTATCCGCCCCTCGTCACTGCCGGCATTGGCGCCACCTTCGGCAATTCGTACCCGGCCTATGCGCTCTGGGTGATCGGCGGTTTCGGCAGCCGTCCCGCCCAGCCCGAGTTCGTGGCCTGGCCGCCACCCACCTGGGTGCCGTACACGGTGGTCTTCGGCCAGTGGTCGCTCTCCATGCCCGGAGCGAACTTCGCCGGCACCACCGTCACCATGTCGCGCGGCCCGACGTCCATTTCCGTGACCCTGCAGCAGACCCCGAACGGCTATGGCGACAACACCCTGGCCTGGCTCCCGCAAGGAATCACCGGCGGCCCACCTGCCGTCGACACGGTGTACCATGTGCAAGTGGGCAACGTGGTGGTGGGCGGACAATCCCGGGACTTCGCCTACGATGTGACCATCATCGATCCCGCGGCGGGAGGCGCCGCAGTGGAAACGGTGAGCTGGAGCATGATCAAGCGCCTCTACCGGTAG
- a CDS encoding metallophosphoesterase has product MAETRLCFFASDLHGRMERYEALFRAIEAKRPRAVFLGGDLLPAFGLALSEAGSSADFLHDVLGARLQALRQHLGAEYPRIFALLGNDDPRREEAGMLALEASELLLYLHGRTATLDDLTLYGYSCIPPTPFALKDWERYDVSRYVPPGSVSPEEGWRTTPEEPYLVRHATIQDDLERLVGEASLEHAIFLLHAPPHDTALDHAALEGKVVDHVPLDVHVGSIAIRRFIEARQPLLTLHGHVHESARITGQWRERLGRTWMFSAAHDGPELALVSFDPERLETARRELL; this is encoded by the coding sequence ATGGCGGAAACCAGACTCTGCTTCTTCGCTTCCGATCTCCATGGCCGGATGGAGCGCTATGAAGCACTCTTCCGCGCCATCGAAGCGAAACGCCCACGAGCGGTCTTCTTGGGCGGTGACCTCTTGCCCGCCTTCGGCCTCGCACTGTCCGAGGCCGGGAGCAGCGCCGACTTCCTGCACGACGTCCTCGGAGCTCGGCTCCAGGCACTTCGACAGCACCTCGGGGCGGAGTATCCCCGGATCTTCGCTCTCCTGGGCAACGACGACCCTCGCCGCGAAGAAGCTGGCATGCTCGCCCTCGAAGCCTCGGAGCTCCTGCTCTACCTCCATGGACGCACTGCGACGCTGGATGACCTCACTCTCTACGGCTACTCTTGCATCCCGCCGACACCGTTTGCCCTCAAGGACTGGGAGCGCTACGACGTGTCGCGCTACGTGCCTCCGGGAAGCGTTTCTCCCGAGGAGGGCTGGCGCACTACTCCGGAGGAACCGTACCTCGTGCGTCACGCCACGATTCAGGACGACCTCGAGCGGCTCGTGGGCGAGGCGTCGCTCGAGCACGCCATCTTTCTCCTCCATGCACCGCCACACGACACCGCCCTCGACCATGCCGCCCTGGAAGGAAAAGTGGTCGACCACGTCCCTCTCGACGTTCACGTCGGCAGCATCGCCATTCGCCGCTTCATCGAGGCCAGACAACCACTGCTGACCCTCCATGGTCACGTGCACGAATCGGCACGAATCACCGGCCAGTGGCGCGAGCGGCTCGGCCGCACCTGGATGTTCTCGGCGGCGCACGATGGCCCCGAGCTCGCCTTGGTTTCCTTCGATCCCGAACGTCTCGAAACGGCGCGCCGCGAGCTCCTCTAG
- a CDS encoding VOC family protein: protein MSPHSVNGKICYLEIPAVDIRKSADFYAQVFGWRIRQRSNGSTAFDDTTGEVSGAWVVARPPSAKPGLLFYIMVDSVAAAVDAVVAHGGELVQPIGVDAPEVTARFSDPAGNVIGLYQEPGRSTPSKT, encoded by the coding sequence ATGTCCCCCCATTCGGTGAACGGCAAGATTTGCTACCTGGAAATCCCTGCGGTCGACATCCGCAAGTCGGCCGACTTCTATGCGCAAGTGTTCGGCTGGCGGATCCGACAGCGCAGTAATGGCTCCACCGCCTTCGATGACACGACCGGCGAAGTGAGTGGGGCGTGGGTCGTAGCCCGCCCGCCCTCAGCGAAGCCGGGTCTGCTCTTCTACATCATGGTGGACAGCGTGGCCGCGGCTGTCGACGCCGTCGTGGCTCACGGCGGTGAGCTGGTGCAGCCGATCGGTGTGGATGCCCCCGAAGTGACCGCGAGATTCAGCGATCCCGCCGGCAACGTGATCGGCCTCTATCAGGAACCTGGCCGTTCGACCCCGTCGAAGACTTGA
- a CDS encoding acetolactate decarboxylase, with protein MRHWRSLVTLPCLLLSCGSKDGGSPPHNHRSWDGVVQVHGTLRAMFHEGQSAATVTLEAMLPNPDLYAVGALADLAGEITVVGGKVYLSYPEGETARTEMPSRPSAGAALLVASAVPAWSGVPTHHRIRFEELEAEIAALAAAMGMSLDTRFPFLIEGEVEDLQWHVIDGARLAAGGNSHEDHRAAAANAKLERASATLVGFYSRSDQGVFTHMGSNTHIHCVLGSPLASGHVDHVVIPEGTTVRFPTRGK; from the coding sequence ATGCGACATTGGCGTTCCCTCGTCACCCTACCTTGCCTCCTGCTGAGTTGCGGGTCGAAAGATGGCGGCTCGCCGCCCCACAACCACCGCTCCTGGGACGGCGTCGTCCAAGTCCACGGCACCTTGCGCGCCATGTTCCACGAGGGGCAAAGTGCAGCGACCGTGACTCTGGAAGCGATGCTTCCCAACCCCGATTTGTACGCCGTCGGCGCCCTGGCCGACCTGGCGGGGGAAATCACCGTCGTCGGCGGGAAGGTCTACCTGTCCTACCCTGAGGGCGAAACGGCACGAACCGAAATGCCCTCTCGACCGAGTGCTGGGGCAGCCCTGTTGGTGGCGTCCGCCGTGCCGGCGTGGAGCGGCGTTCCCACCCACCATCGGATCCGCTTCGAGGAACTCGAGGCAGAAATCGCCGCTCTCGCCGCTGCAATGGGGATGAGCCTCGATACACGCTTCCCCTTCCTCATCGAGGGTGAGGTCGAGGACCTCCAATGGCATGTCATCGACGGAGCGCGCCTGGCGGCGGGAGGGAATTCGCACGAGGACCACCGAGCTGCTGCTGCCAACGCCAAGTTGGAGCGCGCTTCAGCCACGCTGGTTGGTTTCTATTCTAGAAGCGACCAAGGCGTCTTCACGCACATGGGATCCAATACACACATCCATTGCGTGCTCGGTTCACCTCTCGCCTCGGGGCACGTCGATCATGTCGTGATTCCGGAGGGAACCACGGTGCGATTCCCTACTCGCGGGAAGTAG
- a CDS encoding amidohydrolase family protein has product MTGSTRIVNWVVPALVIGTVSIAGCKAGPPPRSKDRPQILAIENVVVVPMDRERLLPSHTVLIRGSTIAQVAPTDSVDIPAEAIRIEGRGRYLLPGLADMHVHLYDTQGLVSYLSYGVTTVANLNGSPDVLVWQRQTRENSRPGPTIYTTGPSVNGYPGGNPLFVVAATPEDARSIVRDQKDAGYNFVKVYSFLEEAVYTALVDEAKRLEMPVLGHIPFSVGLQGVLASGQVNIAHVEEFFQTGDIEDSRIDSVAAAVGAAGVTVTANLCAYADYLRSIEDLPGMLHHREMRFASPAAFSEKLPSNNRSVRPNPTDFARFLSTRLERFRILTRALERAGIPLLVGTDTEIFGFAGHSTHEELAELVRAGLSPYQALRCATATAGEFIGHLGIETDSFGTVTSGQRADLLLVDRNPIEDISNAASVQGVVVRGRWYSKLDLDRMRDSVAVAEGDTKQQIARIDSLVGAGNAVGAAAVLRQVRTEHPGITPVAEIVLYNYARRVFERDRKGSIELRQLAVELYPHSFSAQNQLANGYLSSGDTTQAMIHYKAARALSPWHFVIRDALEKLEAGRTPPSFEAAGRYVFEPVTMRLAKGPAPVTLTLEVTGPRGHYRGRILYGNGDAVPVEDLVIGGSSIWAGIPFDNGYLELRLKASADSVAGTWVLGIMNNGSIRGRRV; this is encoded by the coding sequence ATGACAGGTAGTACCCGCATCGTGAACTGGGTCGTACCCGCACTTGTGATCGGAACAGTGTCCATCGCCGGATGCAAGGCAGGACCTCCGCCGCGGTCGAAAGATCGCCCGCAGATTCTAGCGATTGAAAACGTCGTCGTCGTCCCGATGGACCGCGAACGCTTGCTGCCCAGCCATACGGTGCTCATACGCGGCTCGACCATCGCGCAGGTCGCGCCGACGGACAGTGTCGACATCCCCGCCGAGGCCATTCGCATCGAAGGTCGGGGCCGGTACTTGTTGCCCGGCCTCGCGGACATGCACGTCCATCTCTACGACACGCAAGGACTCGTGTCTTATCTCTCCTATGGCGTGACGACAGTCGCCAACCTTAACGGATCACCCGACGTCCTGGTCTGGCAACGGCAGACGCGCGAGAACTCGCGCCCAGGGCCGACGATCTACACGACCGGACCGTCCGTCAACGGCTACCCGGGCGGGAATCCACTCTTCGTCGTCGCGGCCACACCAGAGGACGCGCGAAGCATCGTGCGCGACCAGAAAGACGCCGGCTACAACTTCGTGAAGGTCTACTCCTTTCTCGAGGAGGCAGTCTATACAGCGCTCGTCGACGAAGCGAAAAGACTGGAGATGCCGGTCCTCGGCCACATTCCGTTTTCGGTCGGCCTGCAGGGAGTGCTTGCGTCCGGTCAGGTGAACATCGCGCACGTAGAGGAGTTCTTTCAAACGGGAGACATCGAGGACTCGAGGATCGACTCCGTCGCGGCCGCGGTCGGGGCTGCGGGCGTGACGGTCACTGCGAATCTCTGTGCGTATGCCGACTACTTGCGAAGCATCGAGGACTTGCCCGGCATGCTCCACCATCGCGAGATGCGCTTCGCATCTCCGGCGGCATTCAGCGAGAAGCTCCCGTCGAACAACCGCTCCGTTCGCCCGAATCCGACGGACTTCGCTCGGTTTCTCAGCACCCGGCTCGAGCGCTTCCGCATTTTGACGCGAGCGTTGGAACGGGCAGGGATTCCTCTTCTGGTCGGGACCGACACCGAGATCTTCGGCTTTGCCGGTCACTCGACGCACGAGGAGTTGGCCGAGCTCGTCCGGGCGGGATTGTCACCGTATCAAGCGCTGCGCTGTGCGACGGCAACCGCGGGAGAGTTCATTGGCCACCTGGGCATCGAGACAGATTCATTCGGAACGGTCACCTCCGGACAACGCGCCGATCTCCTGCTCGTGGATCGCAATCCGATTGAGGACATCAGCAATGCGGCTAGTGTTCAAGGCGTGGTCGTTCGGGGGCGTTGGTATTCCAAGCTCGATCTCGACCGCATGCGTGACTCCGTCGCGGTCGCCGAGGGCGACACGAAGCAGCAAATCGCACGCATCGACAGCCTCGTCGGGGCCGGCAATGCAGTCGGTGCCGCCGCAGTGCTTCGCCAGGTGCGGACAGAACACCCCGGAATCACGCCAGTCGCAGAGATCGTACTCTACAACTATGCCCGGCGAGTCTTCGAGCGCGACCGGAAGGGATCCATCGAGCTGCGCCAACTAGCAGTCGAGCTCTACCCACATTCGTTCTCTGCCCAGAACCAACTGGCGAACGGCTATCTCTCCAGTGGTGACACCACACAGGCGATGATCCACTACAAGGCGGCACGCGCGCTGAGTCCGTGGCATTTCGTGATCCGAGATGCGCTGGAGAAGCTCGAGGCCGGTCGAACGCCACCTTCCTTCGAGGCCGCGGGGAGGTATGTGTTCGAGCCCGTGACCATGCGTCTTGCGAAAGGCCCGGCGCCGGTGACGCTGACCCTCGAAGTGACAGGCCCGCGAGGACACTATCGCGGGCGCATCTTGTACGGAAATGGAGACGCGGTACCGGTTGAAGATCTCGTGATCGGGGGATCTTCCATTTGGGCGGGAATCCCATTCGACAACGGGTACCTCGAGCTGCGGCTGAAGGCAAGCGCTGACAGCGTGGCGGGCACGTGGGTTCTCGGCATCATGAACAATGGATCCATTCGCGGTCGTCGTGTCTGA
- a CDS encoding 5'-nucleotidase C-terminal domain-containing protein, which yields MSKLRSRRADTGTFRPVVARVGWAALALRIPGRGAPLVHCNALQRHAIRRDELSFDVSNDCFTKSKEAPLRRGVPGAIRIALFAAAFLALVVAAPDAARRSGPVTLLGTTDFHGALVGGGTDRRTGRPWGGAVALAARIRAERERSPDRTFLLDAGDEMQGTVESNFTSGRAAVAVLNAFGVDAAALGNHDFDWGIDTLRARIADMHYPLLAANVFERATGRRPSWIRPWTMLERDGVRVGVIGYVTPETPRVTMPRDVAPLRFEPPERTVVTLARTLRRRGADIVVVVCHLGGQQQDDGSIEGEIATLARAARGHVDAIVGGHTHTFVSGRIADVPVVIAGSSARALGRIVLDWDGRRVRGAQVDLLRAFSDSLQTPAWDPIAALVDSMRAVMAPITGRVVGRAAKPFGRTALANLVTDAMRQAARADVAITNPGGLRRDLAAGPITAGDVFELLPFENALVVVRLTGAQLRDVIASRPEKCRVSGLAGRWDPTRPETERLVLSRPDGTPLAPDSTYVVVTNSFIATGGDGFVGWDAGPMDIRSTTIRAAVEDAIAAETAAGRDLDPDEEPRLVLPESN from the coding sequence ATGAGCAAGCTCCGGAGTCGCCGCGCTGATACCGGCACCTTCCGGCCCGTGGTTGCGCGCGTGGGGTGGGCCGCCTTAGCATTGCGGATTCCGGGTCGTGGCGCGCCTCTTGTGCACTGCAATGCGTTGCAACGGCACGCGATTCGACGCGACGAACTCAGTTTTGACGTGTCGAACGACTGCTTCACGAAATCCAAGGAGGCTCCCTTGCGTCGTGGTGTCCCCGGTGCGATTCGAATTGCGCTGTTCGCCGCGGCGTTTTTGGCACTGGTCGTGGCGGCGCCAGACGCGGCGCGGCGGAGCGGGCCGGTCACCCTCCTCGGCACCACCGACTTCCACGGCGCGCTGGTCGGCGGCGGCACCGATCGGCGAACCGGCCGCCCGTGGGGCGGCGCGGTCGCGCTCGCGGCCCGCATCCGCGCCGAGCGCGAGCGCAGCCCGGATCGCACCTTTCTGCTCGATGCCGGCGACGAGATGCAGGGCACGGTGGAGTCCAACTTCACCTCCGGACGAGCCGCGGTGGCGGTGTTGAATGCCTTCGGCGTCGACGCCGCGGCGCTCGGCAACCACGACTTCGACTGGGGCATCGACACGCTGCGCGCTCGCATCGCCGACATGCACTACCCGCTTCTCGCCGCCAACGTGTTCGAGCGCGCCACGGGCCGCCGGCCGAGCTGGATCCGTCCGTGGACGATGCTCGAGCGCGACGGGGTTCGGGTCGGCGTCATCGGCTACGTGACCCCAGAGACACCGCGGGTGACGATGCCGCGCGACGTCGCGCCGCTGCGCTTCGAGCCACCGGAGCGCACCGTCGTGACGCTCGCGCGCACGCTGCGCCGCCGTGGCGCCGATATCGTGGTCGTCGTGTGTCACTTGGGTGGACAACAGCAGGATGACGGCAGCATCGAGGGCGAAATCGCAACCCTGGCGCGCGCCGCGCGCGGCCACGTCGATGCGATCGTCGGCGGGCACACGCACACGTTCGTGTCCGGCCGCATCGCCGACGTCCCGGTCGTCATCGCAGGATCGAGCGCTCGCGCCCTCGGCCGCATCGTCCTCGACTGGGACGGCCGGCGCGTGCGTGGCGCCCAGGTCGATCTCCTACGCGCCTTCTCCGACTCGCTGCAAACTCCGGCCTGGGATCCGATCGCGGCGCTCGTGGATTCCATGCGCGCCGTGATGGCGCCGATCACGGGGCGTGTGGTGGGACGCGCCGCGAAGCCGTTCGGGCGCACCGCACTCGCCAACCTCGTGACCGATGCGATGCGACAGGCCGCCCGCGCCGACGTCGCGATCACGAACCCGGGCGGGTTGCGGCGCGACCTCGCGGCCGGGCCGATCACCGCCGGCGATGTCTTCGAGCTCTTACCGTTCGAGAACGCGCTCGTGGTCGTGCGGTTGACCGGCGCGCAGCTGCGCGATGTGATCGCCTCACGCCCCGAGAAGTGCCGCGTGTCCGGGTTGGCCGGTCGCTGGGATCCGACCCGGCCGGAAACGGAGCGGCTCGTGCTGTCGCGGCCGGACGGCACGCCGCTCGCGCCCGATTCGACCTACGTCGTCGTCACCAACAGCTTCATCGCCACCGGCGGCGATGGATTCGTGGGCTGGGACGCGGGGCCGATGGACATCCGCTCGACGACGATTCGTGCCGCGGTCGAGGATGCCATCGCGGCCGAAACCGCTGCGGGTCGTGACCTCGATCCGGATGAGGAGCCGCGCCTCGTCTTGCCGGAATCGAATTGA
- a CDS encoding sodium:solute symporter, with protein MPFSALDWFWTGAYLALMVGGPLFFYKLARRSESDFFLAGRGLPWWLPASSVFSTHTATDTPMWVTGVVYAHGLRGLWYTFFAAWTSVGAFVSARMFRRSLAYTQAEWQVVRFGGLGAELLRGWLAGWQVFMNMFILGWVGMAMGKVCHLAFGWPIWVGLVIPSTITAVYTLAAGFWGVVIGDFLQGIVALWAIIFVSVVGVVAAGGAGAVTARLVSLGQEWRLDPFAFTGWLSGDFPAVWWLTMLVIAVLGGFGMGTSIDWYVEAQRIQSARTLRDACYGIWAGGAITLVRNAFWAAGILGFFVMLPHLGAAAEYELGWFRLGFELLPAGLVGVFFGAVLAIHFSTISSHLNLGALYFTRDLYQRFLHPEASQRRLVWVGRIATFVLLLGSFFYGLMMEEITQWLIFALWLMMAGIWLPNILQVVWWRFNSAGYLASWMANLGISWLVVWVLPAFGVLPKLPDYLQFWLLMGLGALVFLPATLLTRAEDMDHLVRYYVMVRPLGWWGPVRREALRRGLIVAETPVDATAAKRPFIRRRWTSAEADRWSREDWIAIVVSPLVFAGILIGLTELLLGQATGLWITLATVAGGVFLYWVIDPKLRAVSVEYEARQARYLEDLERQHRWGEEVGH; from the coding sequence ATGCCGTTCAGCGCCCTCGACTGGTTCTGGACCGGCGCGTACCTCGCCCTCATGGTGGGCGGTCCGCTCTTCTTCTACAAACTCGCCCGGCGCTCCGAGTCGGATTTCTTCCTCGCCGGCCGCGGCCTGCCCTGGTGGCTGCCGGCGTCGTCCGTCTTCAGCACCCACACCGCCACCGACACGCCCATGTGGGTGACTGGAGTCGTCTACGCCCACGGCTTGCGCGGCCTCTGGTATACCTTCTTCGCCGCTTGGACTTCGGTGGGCGCCTTCGTCTCAGCACGCATGTTCCGCCGCTCGCTGGCCTACACGCAGGCGGAATGGCAAGTGGTGCGCTTCGGCGGCCTGGGCGCCGAATTGTTGCGCGGCTGGCTCGCCGGCTGGCAAGTGTTCATGAACATGTTCATCCTCGGCTGGGTCGGCATGGCGATGGGGAAGGTTTGCCACCTCGCCTTCGGTTGGCCCATCTGGGTGGGTCTCGTCATCCCGAGCACGATCACCGCCGTCTACACGCTCGCCGCCGGTTTCTGGGGCGTGGTGATCGGCGACTTCCTGCAAGGCATCGTCGCCCTCTGGGCCATCATCTTCGTCTCCGTCGTCGGCGTCGTCGCGGCAGGCGGGGCAGGCGCGGTGACGGCGCGCCTCGTGAGCCTGGGCCAGGAGTGGCGTCTCGATCCCTTCGCTTTCACCGGCTGGCTGAGCGGCGACTTTCCTGCCGTCTGGTGGTTGACGATGCTGGTCATCGCCGTCCTCGGCGGCTTCGGCATGGGCACCAGCATCGATTGGTATGTGGAAGCGCAGCGCATCCAATCGGCCCGCACCCTCCGCGACGCCTGCTACGGCATCTGGGCCGGCGGCGCCATCACGCTGGTGCGGAACGCCTTCTGGGCCGCGGGGATCCTCGGCTTCTTCGTCATGCTGCCGCACCTCGGCGCCGCTGCCGAGTACGAGCTCGGCTGGTTCCGCCTCGGCTTCGAGTTGCTGCCGGCGGGGCTCGTCGGCGTTTTCTTCGGCGCCGTGCTCGCCATCCACTTCTCGACCATTTCGAGCCACTTGAATCTCGGCGCGCTCTACTTCACCCGAGATCTCTATCAGCGTTTCTTGCATCCCGAAGCCAGCCAGCGGCGCCTCGTCTGGGTGGGGCGCATCGCCACCTTCGTGCTCCTGCTCGGCTCCTTCTTCTACGGGCTGATGATGGAAGAAATCACCCAGTGGCTCATCTTCGCGCTCTGGCTCATGATGGCGGGAATCTGGCTCCCCAACATCCTGCAGGTCGTCTGGTGGCGCTTCAACTCCGCCGGCTACCTCGCCTCGTGGATGGCGAACCTCGGGATCTCCTGGCTCGTGGTGTGGGTGCTTCCGGCCTTCGGCGTCCTCCCGAAGCTGCCGGACTACCTGCAGTTCTGGCTCCTCATGGGGCTCGGAGCCCTCGTCTTCCTGCCGGCGACGTTGCTCACCCGGGCCGAAGACATGGACCACCTGGTGCGTTACTACGTGATGGTGCGCCCTCTCGGCTGGTGGGGTCCGGTGCGCCGGGAGGCGCTGCGACGCGGTTTGATCGTCGCCGAAACGCCGGTCGACGCGACGGCGGCGAAGCGTCCCTTCATCCGCCGCCGCTGGACGAGTGCCGAGGCCGACCGCTGGTCGCGGGAGGACTGGATCGCCATCGTCGTTTCGCCGCTCGTCTTCGCCGGGATCCTCATCGGCTTGACCGAGCTGCTCCTGGGCCAGGCTACGGGCCTTTGGATCACACTGGCCACCGTGGCGGGAGGCGTCTTCCTCTACTGGGTGATCGATCCGAAGCTGCGCGCCGTGTCGGTGGAGTATGAGGCGCGGCAGGCCCGGTATCTCGAGGATCTGGAACGGCAGCATCGCTGGGGCGAGGAAGTCGGTCACTGA
- a CDS encoding DUF2834 domain-containing protein has protein sequence MSPRWSYLLFCLLGTVLPYAQAGPWLAAHGLDLPLFFRELFANRIGAFFGMDVFVSTAVLWTFVALEGRRLGVRHLWAPVAASLAVGVSLGLPLFLYLRQVRLERVT, from the coding sequence ATGAGCCCACGCTGGTCCTACCTGCTGTTTTGTCTCTTGGGGACTGTGCTTCCCTATGCGCAGGCCGGCCCGTGGCTCGCCGCCCACGGGCTCGACCTGCCGCTCTTCTTCCGGGAACTGTTCGCCAACCGCATCGGTGCCTTCTTCGGGATGGACGTCTTCGTCTCCACGGCGGTACTCTGGACGTTCGTCGCGTTGGAAGGCCGCCGCCTAGGCGTGCGGCACCTGTGGGCACCGGTCGCCGCCAGCTTGGCCGTCGGGGTTTCGCTGGGGCTGCCGCTGTTCTTGTACCTTCGCCAAGTGCGACTCGAGCGAGTTACCTGA
- a CDS encoding DUF2255 family protein translates to MKAKRRFPARIVAAVRDGQIVGIRAGTQPHRIIGIWAVVVERRVFVRSWSLKPRSWYRTFLEEPRGILKVAGREIPVRAVQTRSERLKDAVDRAYLEKYHTPGSIKYARDLGRAKSRATTTELVPL, encoded by the coding sequence ATGAAAGCGAAGCGGCGCTTTCCCGCCCGAATCGTGGCTGCCGTCCGCGATGGGCAGATCGTGGGCATTCGGGCAGGCACGCAGCCGCACCGCATCATCGGCATCTGGGCCGTCGTCGTGGAACGACGGGTCTTCGTGCGCTCCTGGAGCCTCAAGCCGCGCAGCTGGTATCGCACCTTCCTCGAAGAACCCCGCGGCATTCTCAAAGTGGCTGGGCGCGAGATTCCCGTCCGCGCCGTGCAGACACGAAGCGAGCGCCTAAAGGACGCGGTCGATCGGGCCTATCTGGAGAAGTACCACACGCCGGGCTCTATCAAGTACGCCCGGGACCTCGGGCGCGCCAAGTCCCGCGCCACGACGACGGAGCTCGTACCCCTCTGA